The following are from one region of the Rhodopirellula sp. P2 genome:
- a CDS encoding AraC family transcriptional regulator, whose translation MPKQKAVALLIETSNAYARGLLGGIASYIHEHDLWSIYLVEQERGAAPPTWLDDWEGDGVIARIENEEIASSIRRLKIPVVDVSAARRIPNIPWLETNDVAIGELAYQHFRERGFENFAFCGESRFNWSVLRRQAFEARVKEDGFECFSFDFDVDDQRPQSLKRERERLAKWVLSLQHPIGVLACYDIMAQKILDVCRLHGIKVPSELALLGVDNDELLCDLCTPPLSSVVPAAHQTGREAAGLLDAMMRGEEVGAEPHLIEPLGVATRQSTDVLAIKDPEIAAAVRFIRDHCCDGINVHDVVKKVPLSRRVFESRFLAMMGRTPHQEITRRRIERVRYLLIETDLTLVQISRRTGFQNHEYMSVAFRRVMGHPPATYRRKFRQV comes from the coding sequence ATGCCAAAGCAGAAAGCGGTCGCTCTCCTCATCGAAACGTCCAACGCCTATGCGCGTGGGCTACTTGGCGGGATCGCCTCCTACATTCATGAGCATGACCTCTGGTCGATCTACTTGGTCGAACAAGAACGAGGGGCAGCGCCCCCCACTTGGTTGGATGATTGGGAAGGCGACGGGGTGATTGCCCGGATCGAGAATGAAGAAATTGCCTCCTCGATTCGCCGATTGAAGATCCCGGTTGTGGATGTCAGTGCCGCCCGCCGGATTCCCAATATCCCGTGGCTCGAGACCAATGACGTTGCCATCGGAGAATTGGCCTACCAACACTTCCGCGAACGCGGCTTTGAGAACTTCGCTTTTTGCGGCGAATCGAGATTCAACTGGTCGGTGCTCCGCCGCCAGGCCTTTGAAGCACGGGTGAAAGAAGACGGATTCGAGTGCTTTTCATTTGATTTCGATGTGGACGATCAACGTCCTCAATCGCTCAAACGCGAACGCGAACGGTTGGCGAAGTGGGTCTTGTCGCTCCAACACCCCATCGGGGTGCTGGCTTGTTACGACATCATGGCGCAGAAGATCTTGGATGTCTGTCGTTTGCACGGCATCAAAGTCCCCAGTGAACTCGCGTTGCTGGGCGTGGACAATGACGAACTGCTCTGCGACTTGTGCACGCCTCCGTTGTCCAGTGTCGTCCCCGCGGCCCATCAAACAGGCCGCGAAGCGGCAGGACTATTGGACGCAATGATGCGGGGCGAGGAGGTCGGTGCAGAACCGCACCTGATCGAACCCCTGGGCGTGGCGACTCGTCAATCAACCGACGTGCTGGCCATCAAAGACCCAGAGATTGCTGCCGCGGTCCGCTTCATTCGCGACCACTGTTGCGACGGCATCAACGTGCATGACGTCGTGAAAAAAGTCCCCCTCTCACGGCGCGTCTTTGAAAGCCGCTTTCTGGCGATGATGGGACGCACACCTCACCAAGAGATCACGCGGCGGCGGATCGAACGAGTGCGTTATCTGTTGATCGAAACAGACCTGACGCTCGTGCAGATCTCTCGCCGAACAGGATTTCAAAATCATGAATACATGAGCGTCGCGTTCCGACGCGTCATGGGACATCCGCCGGCCACCTACCGCCGCAAATTCCGGCAAGTCTAA
- a CDS encoding baeRF3 domain-containing protein, whose translation MIAFPTKTQLIEILGHEQGDCVSILMGTYQSGRDTNQNSIRFKNLVRQAIEASKKKNSSLLPKLEELANLARNSTFWQYQAAGLAIYVSDHFEERVLLSHDPGESVSVGPEFNVRPIASVACGETNLLTLALSWERARLFRSDGHTTMEIEDEIFPLTKDELVTARDPEKQLQFSAHESFGGGGSETVMYHGHGNGEDKIKADRRAYLSRVGEHVSKRLYNTDQQLVAIATEEVAGHFDATAESVELAQCIHVSPDGLTDSQLVARITAFAREHNQHNDDVYANQLGSAIADNQGSDDLKEVVLAATEGRVDTLLLGQDKPILGHCDATRHQVSLDENNGTDLLNTAVRLALKSGGTVRRLQRTSSSSPLAAIYRY comes from the coding sequence GTGATCGCTTTTCCAACCAAAACGCAACTGATTGAAATCTTGGGACACGAACAAGGCGACTGCGTTTCCATCTTGATGGGCACCTACCAGTCGGGTCGCGACACCAACCAGAATTCCATTCGGTTCAAAAACTTGGTTCGCCAGGCGATCGAGGCATCCAAGAAGAAGAACAGCTCGTTGCTCCCCAAGCTGGAGGAATTGGCGAATCTTGCTCGCAACTCAACGTTCTGGCAATATCAAGCCGCTGGGCTGGCGATCTATGTCAGCGACCATTTCGAAGAACGAGTTCTGCTGAGCCATGATCCCGGCGAGTCCGTTTCAGTGGGCCCGGAGTTCAACGTACGACCAATCGCCAGCGTCGCATGCGGCGAAACCAACCTGTTGACACTCGCTCTCTCTTGGGAGCGTGCTCGTTTGTTCCGATCCGATGGTCACACGACCATGGAGATTGAAGACGAAATCTTCCCGCTAACAAAGGACGAGTTGGTCACCGCTCGAGATCCTGAAAAACAACTCCAGTTCTCAGCCCACGAATCCTTCGGGGGTGGCGGATCAGAAACCGTGATGTATCACGGGCACGGCAACGGAGAGGACAAGATCAAGGCTGACCGCCGTGCGTATCTCTCTCGCGTCGGTGAGCATGTCTCCAAACGTCTCTACAACACCGATCAACAACTCGTCGCGATCGCAACGGAAGAGGTGGCCGGACACTTTGATGCGACTGCCGAATCGGTTGAACTGGCTCAGTGCATTCATGTCAGTCCGGACGGGCTAACAGACTCTCAGCTGGTCGCACGCATCACCGCGTTTGCAAGAGAACACAATCAACACAACGATGATGTGTACGCCAATCAATTGGGATCCGCGATCGCTGACAACCAAGGCTCGGATGACTTGAAGGAGGTCGTGTTGGCAGCCACCGAGGGCCGAGTGGACACCTTGCTGCTCGGACAAGACAAACCAATCCTTGGGCACTGCGACGCGACCCGCCATCAGGTTTCACTGGACGAAAACAATGGCACTGATCTGTTGAACACCGCGGTTCGTCTCGCCCTGAAATCAGGCGGAACAGTGAGGCGTTTGCAGCGGACTTCTTCCAGCTCACCACTGGCAGCCATCTACCGCTACTGA